The following coding sequences are from one Leptolyngbya sp. NIES-3755 window:
- a CDS encoding hypothetical protein (Q55985;~similar to AA sequence:cyanobase_aa:LBDG_16920), producing MIVVSDATPLSELAKVGQLHLLHELFGIVIIPEEVYAELTIGDHPAAQLVPELDWLEVRSLIDFQSCQVLQRDFNLDLGESAAIALAEELKANQVLIDERAARRVAISRQLPVIGTIGILILAKQRGRLESVKDVLNALIEKGTRISDRLYDQALTLAQEDQ from the coding sequence ATGATTGTTGTGTCTGATGCGACTCCTTTAAGTGAGTTAGCCAAAGTTGGACAACTTCACTTGCTACATGAGCTTTTTGGCATCGTGATCATTCCGGAGGAAGTTTATGCCGAACTCACAATCGGAGATCATCCAGCGGCACAACTTGTACCAGAGTTAGACTGGTTAGAAGTTCGATCATTAATCGATTTTCAATCGTGTCAAGTTTTACAGCGCGATTTTAATTTGGACTTAGGAGAATCTGCGGCGATCGCTTTAGCAGAAGAACTCAAGGCAAATCAAGTACTCATTGACGAACGAGCCGCACGACGAGTTGCGATTTCAAGACAATTGCCTGTAATTGGCACGATCGGCATCCTGATACTGGCAAAACAGCGAGGACGGCTCGAAAGTGTGAAAGATGTCTTGAATGCGCTGATCGAAAAAGGAACAAGAATTAGCGATCGACTCTATGATCAAGCACTAACACTGGCACAAGAAGATCAGTAG
- a CDS encoding aminoglycoside phosphotransferase (similar to AA sequence:cyanobase_aa:LBDG_57820) produces the protein MIQIQNNLSPIATQFANSAVKNIQSFGSGNINDTFLVTLEESKFVLQRINTQVFRQPKAVMQNMRLCTQHIYDRLSQQSLDRRWETPQVICTSENQDYYIDENGSFWRALSLIEDSRSHDTIQNSNHAEEVGFALGMFHSLISDLPPEQLTDTLEGFHITPRYLEQYDRVLSETTVTRSTEVKYCLEFIRDRQSWAHVLENAKSSGKLSLRLMHGDPKINNILMDTTTGKAVSIIDLDTVKPGLIHYDIGDCLRSGCNAIGEETQDWEAVQFEPDLCQGILRGYLSVAKTFLTEQDYLYLFDAIRLIAFELGLRFFTDYLAGNVYFKTTYPEHNLMRSLVQFALTKSIESQESAICTVVEDLR, from the coding sequence ATGATTCAAATTCAGAACAATCTCAGTCCAATCGCAACTCAGTTCGCAAACAGTGCAGTTAAAAACATTCAGTCGTTCGGAAGCGGTAATATTAATGACACATTTTTAGTAACACTAGAAGAATCAAAATTTGTATTACAACGAATTAATACTCAAGTATTTCGTCAGCCGAAAGCCGTAATGCAAAATATGAGGCTTTGTACACAGCATATTTACGATCGCTTATCTCAACAATCGCTTGATCGTAGATGGGAAACGCCTCAAGTGATTTGTACTTCTGAAAACCAAGATTACTACATTGATGAGAATGGCTCATTTTGGAGGGCGTTGAGTTTGATCGAAGATTCTCGATCGCATGACACGATTCAAAATTCCAATCATGCTGAAGAGGTTGGTTTTGCCCTTGGAATGTTTCACAGCTTGATCAGCGATTTACCACCGGAGCAATTAACCGATACGTTAGAAGGATTTCACATTACGCCGCGATATTTGGAACAGTACGATCGTGTTCTATCAGAAACAACCGTAACGCGATCAACTGAAGTAAAGTACTGCTTGGAATTTATTCGCGATCGACAATCTTGGGCACATGTTTTAGAGAATGCGAAAAGCTCAGGAAAGTTGTCACTTCGATTAATGCACGGCGATCCAAAAATCAATAATATTTTGATGGATACGACAACCGGAAAAGCCGTAAGCATAATTGATCTCGATACTGTAAAACCGGGCTTAATTCATTACGATATTGGCGACTGTTTGCGATCGGGATGTAATGCGATCGGGGAAGAAACTCAAGACTGGGAAGCCGTTCAATTCGAGCCTGATCTCTGCCAAGGAATTCTACGCGGTTATCTTTCTGTTGCAAAAACCTTTCTGACTGAACAAGACTATCTTTATCTGTTCGATGCCATTCGCCTAATCGCGTTTGAACTTGGCTTGCGATTCTTTACGGATTATCTTGCCGGAAATGTCTATTTCAAAACGACTTATCCGGAGCATAATCTGATGCGTTCTCTCGTTCAATTTGCGCTCACTAAAAGTATCGAATCTCAAGAATCAGCTATCTGTACTGTGGTTGAGGATCTTCGATGA
- a CDS encoding heat shock protein DnaJ domain-containing protein (similar to AA sequence:cyanobase_aa:LBDG_03740), whose amino-acid sequence MAATNFKDYYQVLGVSKTASADEIKKAFRKLARQYHPDVNPGDKAAEAKFKEVNEANEVLSDPDKRKKYDQYGQYWKQADQSGGYSRSTSTSRSPFNTGGFDDVEFGRYDNFEEFINDLLGRSPYGGRDPFRNANYRAPGGFSTDERAATGENLDIDASIKLTFSEAFNGTEKRLSVNNEEINVRIPAGAKVGSRIRVRGKGRYSRFYTSQRGDLYLAVELLPHSFFQFDADGNLTCEVSITPDEAVLGAQIDVPTPDGTVKVNVPAGVRSGQSLRLRGKGWKNQKGERGDQMVKITIAPPKELSAIEREAYEKIRDNRSYDPRSAIKSVTL is encoded by the coding sequence GTGGCTGCAACAAACTTCAAAGATTACTACCAAGTTCTAGGGGTGAGCAAAACCGCGAGCGCTGACGAGATTAAGAAGGCGTTTCGCAAACTCGCCCGTCAGTATCACCCCGATGTCAATCCTGGGGATAAAGCCGCAGAAGCAAAATTTAAAGAAGTCAACGAAGCGAACGAAGTTCTGTCTGATCCCGATAAGCGCAAGAAGTACGATCAGTACGGACAGTATTGGAAACAAGCCGATCAATCGGGCGGATATTCTCGATCGACTTCCACTTCTCGATCTCCCTTCAATACAGGCGGCTTTGATGATGTCGAATTTGGTCGATATGACAATTTTGAGGAATTTATTAACGATTTATTAGGTCGATCGCCTTACGGTGGACGCGATCCGTTCCGAAATGCGAACTATCGCGCTCCGGGTGGGTTCTCAACCGATGAACGGGCTGCAACCGGAGAAAATCTCGATATTGATGCCTCGATCAAACTCACGTTCTCTGAGGCGTTCAACGGAACAGAAAAGCGTTTGAGCGTGAACAACGAAGAAATTAATGTTCGGATTCCAGCGGGAGCCAAAGTGGGCAGTCGCATCAGAGTCCGGGGTAAAGGGCGCTACAGTCGGTTCTACACCAGTCAGCGGGGAGATTTGTATCTGGCAGTTGAACTGTTGCCGCATTCGTTCTTTCAATTCGATGCAGATGGGAATTTGACTTGTGAAGTGTCGATCACCCCTGATGAAGCGGTATTGGGAGCGCAGATCGATGTACCGACTCCAGATGGAACCGTGAAAGTGAATGTTCCAGCGGGTGTGCGGTCGGGACAATCGTTACGTTTACGCGGTAAAGGCTGGAAGAATCAGAAAGGCGAACGTGGCGATCAAATGGTCAAAATTACGATCGCACCTCCGAAAGAATTAAGTGCGATCGAGCGTGAGGCTTACGAGAAGATTCGTGATAATCGGAGCTACGATCCCCGCAGTGCAATTAAATCGGTCACGCTCTAG
- a CDS encoding hypothetical protein (conserved hypothetical protein;~similar to AA sequence:cyanobase_aa:LBDG_16910): MNTHISQDKGIEALQVTFTLPVVKIADAVQAEALENAKEAYVMTLLAAGEISSGKAANLLGVSRIEMFDRMGRFGISLFDDSLELEDLQDEIEQASRTLDKHSA; encoded by the coding sequence ATGAATACCCACATTTCGCAGGATAAAGGCATAGAAGCATTGCAAGTGACTTTCACGTTGCCTGTTGTCAAAATCGCAGATGCGGTTCAAGCAGAGGCTCTAGAAAACGCCAAAGAAGCTTATGTCATGACTTTACTGGCAGCAGGTGAAATTAGTAGCGGCAAGGCAGCGAATTTGTTAGGTGTGTCTCGGATCGAAATGTTCGATCGAATGGGACGATTCGGAATTTCTCTGTTCGATGACTCTTTAGAACTTGAAGATTTGCAGGATGAAATCGAGCAGGCAAGTCGCACTTTAGACAAGCACTCAGCATGA
- a CDS encoding redoxin (similar to AA sequence:cyanobase_aa:LBDG_03730), whose amino-acid sequence MLTSTDFSGLINQRFFKNFMPIPATNSLSLRQATPEFELPDIKNDRRVKLSDYRNDRPVILAFTRIFTEKQYCPFCFPHIKALNDQYQEFVDRQVELLMITSTDEQQSKKVVEDLGLKFPLLSDSSCKIFWKYQTGQALGAPLPAQFLLDRQGILKYKHLFSFLDHNASVETLLNEIDQLT is encoded by the coding sequence ATGTTGACCTCAACCGATTTCAGCGGCTTAATCAATCAGCGATTTTTCAAGAATTTCATGCCGATCCCAGCGACAAATTCCCTATCGCTCAGACAAGCCACACCCGAATTTGAACTACCCGATATCAAGAACGATCGCCGCGTCAAACTGTCCGATTACCGCAACGATCGCCCTGTGATTCTCGCGTTCACCCGAATCTTCACCGAGAAACAGTACTGCCCATTTTGCTTTCCGCACATCAAAGCGCTGAATGATCAGTATCAAGAATTTGTCGATCGACAAGTCGAACTCTTAATGATCACCAGCACCGACGAACAGCAAAGCAAAAAAGTCGTCGAAGATTTAGGGCTAAAATTCCCTTTACTGAGTGATTCAAGCTGCAAAATCTTCTGGAAATATCAAACGGGACAGGCTTTAGGTGCGCCATTACCTGCTCAATTTTTGCTCGATCGACAAGGCATCTTGAAATATAAACATCTCTTTTCCTTCCTCGATCACAATGCCAGCGTTGAAACATTGTTAAATGAAATCGATCAACTTACCTAG
- a CDS encoding hypothetical protein (similar to AA sequence:cyanobase_aa:LBDG_57810) — translation MKIRKFSLYPFSTTFDLSCLNLSGCVTRANHRLMIEFNLIDDQSQVLIPNPKTPTRQDNLWQTTCFECFIGVQDSPRYWEINLSPSGDWNVYRFENYRTGMQEETAFSSLPFTVTTSPNHISIAIALDLTQLNLTQSIDLGITAVIETDQISYWALKHCGKEADFHIRESFAIEL, via the coding sequence ATGAAAATTCGCAAGTTCTCCCTTTATCCCTTTAGTACAACATTCGATTTATCATGCTTAAACCTTTCCGGGTGTGTTACTAGAGCCAATCACCGTCTGATGATTGAATTTAATCTAATTGATGATCAATCTCAGGTTTTGATTCCCAATCCAAAAACTCCCACTCGTCAAGATAATCTATGGCAGACAACTTGTTTTGAGTGTTTCATCGGAGTACAAGATTCACCACGATATTGGGAGATTAATCTATCCCCAAGTGGCGATTGGAACGTTTACCGATTCGAGAATTACCGAACTGGAATGCAAGAAGAAACAGCGTTTTCGTCGCTGCCCTTTACTGTTACAACATCGCCAAATCACATCTCTATCGCGATCGCACTCGATCTAACTCAACTCAACCTCACTCAGTCGATCGACCTCGGAATCACAGCGGTGATCGAAACGGATCAAATCAGCTATTGGGCACTCAAACATTGCGGTAAAGAAGCCGATTTCCACATCCGAGAAAGTTTCGCGATCGAACTCTAA
- a CDS encoding DNA mismatch repair protein (similar to AA sequence:cyanobase_aa:Ava_3186) encodes MTVPAAQPDPTQGVPDRLIKHSVRYADHRAVKRDHLTPMMRHYADLKDQYPHAILVYRVGDFYETFFQDALIISRELEIVLTSKDGGKEVGRVPLSGIPHHALDRYSAQLVEKGYAIAVCDQVEDPAEAQGLVRREITRVITPGTILEEGMLNAKRNNFLAAIVVAGTHWGLAYADISTGEFLTTQSNGLDQLSSELMRLQPAEILVPTNAPDLGGLLRPGERSPHIPESLPTQFCYTLRSQSPFSQAEARQRLVERFKVRSLEGMGCEHLPLAVRAAGGLLEYIESTSERNVVDTTKSKNSEPTQVPLQPICTYTITEYLTLDPQTRRNLEITQTVRDGTFLGSLLWAVDHTETPMGSRALRRWLLQPLLKVAEIEARQDTIEELVKDGVFREDLKQMLSQIYDLERLAGRAGSGSASPRDLVNIAESLSKLPELARLVTRAKSSYLRALQQVPPLLEELGQNLLAHFVERPPLAIKEGGLIRSNIVKPLDEMRSQAAEDEKWLAELEKTERDRTGIQTLKVGYNKAFGYYISISRAKAGQYPEGYERKQTLTSEERFTTDDLKTRENRIMNARREISELEYEIFVELRSTVGEQAELIRKVAHAVAAVDALTGLAELAVFKNFCRPKLSAGREISIVEGRHPVVEQSLPAGFFVPNSAELGSPAPDLIVLTGPNASGKSCYLRQIGLIQLLAQTGSFVPADSARLGICDRIFTRVGAVDDLATGQSTFMVEMNETANILNHATDRSLVLLDEIGRGTATFDGLSIAWAVAEHLATEIRARTIFATHYHELNELASILPNVANYQVTVREMPEQIIFLHKVQPGGADRSYGIEAGRLAGLPSSVIDRARQVMTQIEKHSKIAIGLRKTKSKPAEPPKDPTQQLDIFSDF; translated from the coding sequence ATGACTGTTCCCGCTGCTCAACCTGATCCGACTCAAGGAGTTCCCGATCGCTTAATCAAGCATTCGGTTCGCTATGCCGATCATCGTGCGGTCAAACGTGACCATCTCACGCCGATGATGCGACACTATGCAGATCTCAAAGATCAATATCCTCATGCGATTTTGGTGTACCGAGTGGGCGATTTTTATGAGACGTTTTTCCAAGATGCGCTGATTATTTCACGCGAACTAGAAATCGTTCTCACTTCCAAGGATGGCGGGAAGGAAGTCGGGCGCGTTCCCCTGTCAGGAATTCCCCATCATGCCCTCGATCGCTATTCGGCGCAGCTAGTCGAAAAAGGATATGCGATCGCGGTGTGTGATCAGGTTGAAGATCCAGCCGAAGCACAGGGATTAGTTCGTCGTGAGATCACTCGCGTGATTACTCCAGGAACCATTCTTGAAGAAGGAATGTTGAATGCAAAACGCAATAATTTCTTAGCTGCAATTGTTGTCGCTGGAACGCATTGGGGATTAGCTTACGCAGATATCTCAACCGGGGAATTTCTCACGACACAATCAAACGGATTAGATCAACTTAGTAGTGAATTAATGCGGCTACAGCCTGCGGAAATTTTAGTCCCTACGAATGCACCCGATTTAGGTGGATTATTGCGACCCGGAGAACGTTCTCCTCACATTCCCGAAAGTTTACCGACACAATTTTGTTATACCTTGCGATCGCAGTCTCCATTCTCTCAAGCCGAAGCCCGCCAGCGATTAGTCGAACGGTTTAAGGTGCGATCGCTCGAAGGAATGGGATGCGAACACTTGCCATTAGCAGTTCGGGCTGCGGGTGGACTATTGGAATATATCGAATCCACTTCAGAACGCAATGTAGTAGACACCACAAAATCGAAAAATTCAGAGCCAACGCAAGTTCCACTCCAGCCAATTTGCACCTATACAATCACAGAATATTTAACCCTTGATCCACAGACTCGCCGCAATCTAGAAATTACACAAACGGTTCGAGATGGAACCTTTCTCGGATCGCTTCTCTGGGCAGTCGATCATACCGAGACTCCCATGGGAAGCCGCGCCCTAAGACGTTGGTTATTGCAGCCATTATTGAAGGTTGCAGAAATCGAAGCCCGTCAGGACACGATCGAGGAACTTGTAAAAGATGGTGTTTTTCGAGAAGATCTCAAGCAGATGCTTTCTCAAATCTATGACTTAGAACGATTAGCAGGTCGAGCCGGATCAGGAAGTGCAAGTCCAAGAGATTTGGTCAATATTGCAGAATCCCTGAGCAAACTTCCAGAGTTGGCGCGATTAGTCACGAGAGCAAAATCTTCTTATCTTCGTGCGTTGCAACAGGTTCCACCGCTTCTAGAAGAGTTAGGTCAAAATCTTTTAGCTCACTTTGTCGAACGCCCACCGCTCGCAATTAAAGAAGGCGGACTTATTCGATCGAACATTGTGAAACCACTCGATGAAATGCGCTCTCAAGCCGCAGAAGACGAGAAATGGTTAGCAGAATTAGAAAAAACCGAGCGCGATCGTACCGGGATTCAAACGCTAAAAGTCGGATACAACAAAGCTTTTGGCTATTACATTAGTATTTCTCGTGCCAAAGCTGGACAATATCCCGAAGGCTACGAGCGCAAGCAAACTTTAACGAGCGAAGAACGATTTACAACCGATGACCTAAAAACCCGTGAAAACCGAATCATGAATGCGCGGCGAGAAATTAGCGAACTCGAATACGAAATTTTTGTGGAACTGCGATCGACGGTCGGTGAACAAGCCGAACTCATTCGCAAAGTCGCTCACGCTGTCGCAGCAGTGGACGCTTTAACGGGACTGGCTGAACTCGCAGTATTCAAAAACTTCTGTCGTCCGAAACTTTCAGCGGGACGAGAAATCTCGATCGTCGAAGGTCGTCACCCAGTCGTAGAGCAATCCTTACCCGCTGGTTTCTTTGTTCCAAATTCGGCTGAACTCGGTTCTCCTGCTCCCGATCTCATTGTTCTCACGGGTCCGAATGCCAGCGGAAAAAGCTGCTATCTGCGGCAAATTGGACTCATTCAACTCTTGGCGCAAACCGGAAGCTTTGTTCCTGCCGATTCTGCCCGATTAGGAATTTGCGATCGCATCTTCACCCGTGTCGGTGCAGTCGATGATCTCGCCACCGGACAATCAACCTTTATGGTGGAAATGAACGAAACTGCGAATATTTTGAATCACGCGACGGATCGCTCTCTGGTTCTCTTAGATGAAATTGGACGTGGAACCGCGACGTTTGATGGATTGTCGATCGCTTGGGCAGTCGCGGAGCATTTAGCAACCGAAATTCGCGCTCGAACTATTTTCGCAACACACTATCACGAACTCAACGAACTCGCATCGATTCTGCCAAACGTCGCGAACTATCAAGTGACTGTGCGAGAGATGCCAGAGCAAATTATTTTCCTGCACAAAGTCCAACCCGGAGGAGCCGATCGCTCTTATGGTATCGAAGCGGGACGACTGGCAGGATTACCCAGTTCGGTGATCGATCGCGCCCGTCAAGTGATGACGCAAATCGAGAAACATAGCAAAATCGCGATCGGGCTTCGCAAAACCAAATCCAAACCTGCTGAACCCCCGAAAGATCCCACACAGCAACTCGACATCTTTAGCGACTTTTAG
- a CDS encoding unknown protein (similar to AA sequence:cyanobase_aa:asl3438), with amino-acid sequence MQHLDNITAQRILNALPEHIRQAYLDHAAEIEYPVEAVLEMALAGFLDSEALSFVDCKPDSYSVASTR; translated from the coding sequence ATGCAGCATCTTGATAACATAACGGCACAAAGGATTTTGAACGCTTTACCTGAACACATTCGACAGGCGTATCTTGATCATGCTGCTGAAATTGAATACCCAGTTGAAGCTGTTCTAGAAATGGCGCTGGCAGGGTTTCTGGATTCAGAGGCGCTTAGCTTTGTGGACTGTAAACCAGATTCTTACAGCGTTGCCAGTACTCGATGA